The Paenibacillus sp. FSL W8-0426 region GAACCGGAGCCGGAGTTCAACCGTCGTTACACGGGGGGATTCGGTCAACCGGAATGCTGGAAATGTGAAGTTCCCATTCATGGAACGGAGTCCGGTCACCCTGGCCTCATTCGCAACTGGATCAATGCGATTCGAAACGGTGAGAAGCTGATTGCTCCGGGCGTGGAGGGGATTCATGGTTTAACGTTGTCCAATGCGATGCTGCTGTCTACCTGGACCGATAACTGGGTCGATCTGCCGATCGATGAGGACCTGTTCCATGAACATTTGCAGGCGCGAATCGCGAATTCGACGTTCAAGAAAGAACAAGTGAGCCGCAGCGCTCAGCCTGCCGACCTTTCACAGACGTTCAAATAATTGAAGCTGTGGCCACTCTAAATTTTACACGCGAAAGGATGGAAACGGTATGCCGAAAGACGGAATGTTCTATGCTCCCAAAAGTATCAAAAGAGAGGCTGTTTGCGGTCCGGGGGAATTTACGATCGGTGCGGTGGCGTTGGACCACGGACATATCTACGGTATGGTCCAAGGATTGGTCGAGGCCGGTGCCACGCTGAAATGGGTCTACGATCCAGACCCGGCCAAAGTGGAAGCGTTCCGCCAGAAATTTCCCCAAGCTCAAGCCGCATCGTCCGAAACGCAGGTACTGACGGATGATGACGTGAAGCTGGTAGCCGGGGCAGCGATTACCTCCGAACGGGCCCCGCTGGGCATGAGAGTGCTTGCGGCAGGCAAGGATTACTTTACGGATAAAGCGCCGTTTACGACGCTGGAACAGTTATCCCTCGCCCGTGAGGAAGTGAAGCGCACCGGAAAAAAATACATGGTATATTACAGCGAACGCCTGCATGTGGAAAGTGCGATTTATGCCGGCCAACTGATCGACGACGGCGCGATCGGCCGGGTCGTGCAAGTCATGGGTACCGGACCGCATCGATTAAATGCGGCTTCGAGACCGGATTGGTTTTTCCGGCATGCGCAGTATGGGGGCATCCTTTGCGATATCGGGAGCCATCAGTTCGAGCAGTTTCTGACGTTTGCGTCCTGTACGGATGCTGAAGTCAATTACAGCCGGGTGCATAATTTCCACCATCCGCAGTTCCCCGAACTGGAGGATTTCGGCGAAGCGTCGCTGACTGGCAATAACGGGGCCTCCGGTTATTTTCGGGTGGACTGGTTTACGCCGGATGGACTCGGCACCTGGGGCGACGGCCGGACCGTCATCCTGGGCACCGACGGTTACATCGAGCTGCGCAAATATACCGACATTGCCAGAGAGGCGCAAGGCGATCAGGTATATCTGGTGAACCACGAAGGCGAATACCGATTCGGCGTCAAAGGCAAAGTGGGTTACCCGTTCTTCGGCGCGCTCATCCGTGACTGCATGGAACGTACGGAAACGGCAATGACCCAGGAGCATGCCTTCAAGGCGGCAGAGATTTGCCTGATCGCGCAGCAGAAGGCGATGGTAGACCGAGCGGTGGAAAGTCATGGTTCGAAGTGAGTAGGGTAAGAGATTGATGCCAGGAGAATAAATGTTGTACGAGAAAGGCAGCTTGCTGATGCGGTTGCCTTTTTGGTATGGGGGATTAGGAAATTCCTGTTCGCAAATACCACAATATGGGTTATGATATACGAAGGGCAGGAACTTACGAAGTACATGGATTTCATGGATACACAACGTTATGTAAAACCTAACCAATTTTTGCAAATCAATAATACGATTCTAAGGATGAGTGAGGTTAGTATTTTTTTCTGGATATTCATTCCATATGTGGAGGCGTTATTTATGGGGAGAGTAGTATTATTTGAGTTAAGTAGTCAAGACCCGGAACGTGCAGCAGCTTTTTATTCTTCGGTTTTCGGATGGAAGATTGCTGAGCCTAATTGGG contains the following coding sequences:
- a CDS encoding Gfo/Idh/MocA family oxidoreductase; the protein is MPKDGMFYAPKSIKREAVCGPGEFTIGAVALDHGHIYGMVQGLVEAGATLKWVYDPDPAKVEAFRQKFPQAQAASSETQVLTDDDVKLVAGAAITSERAPLGMRVLAAGKDYFTDKAPFTTLEQLSLAREEVKRTGKKYMVYYSERLHVESAIYAGQLIDDGAIGRVVQVMGTGPHRLNAASRPDWFFRHAQYGGILCDIGSHQFEQFLTFASCTDAEVNYSRVHNFHHPQFPELEDFGEASLTGNNGASGYFRVDWFTPDGLGTWGDGRTVILGTDGYIELRKYTDIAREAQGDQVYLVNHEGEYRFGVKGKVGYPFFGALIRDCMERTETAMTQEHAFKAAEICLIAQQKAMVDRAVESHGSK